The Flexivirga oryzae genome has a segment encoding these proteins:
- a CDS encoding DUF433 domain-containing protein, which yields MPLLDRIAIDPEVAHGRPTVRGTRMRVGDVLALLAAGANEAEVLDDYPYLTAEDIKACLEYAAALVDHAILTAS from the coding sequence ATGCCGCTCCTTGATCGCATCGCCATCGACCCGGAGGTCGCCCACGGGCGTCCGACGGTGCGTGGAACCCGTATGCGCGTCGGCGACGTGCTCGCCCTGCTGGCCGCAGGTGCCAACGAGGCTGAAGTCCTCGACGACTATCCGTATCTCACGGCGGAAGACATCAAGGCCTGCCTCGAGTACGCCGCGGCGCTGGTCGACCACGCGATCCTGACCGCATCGTAG
- a CDS encoding FGGY-family carbohydrate kinase, whose protein sequence is MTQVFLGVDIGTSSSKGVLVDPTGAVLALATRDHRVDRPKQGHVEMDGNVWWDDFRDITRELVGSGPFEVAAVGVSGMGPCVLLVDEHDRPVRPAILYGVDTRSQRQQDECDELFGAEQILHRCGSAMSSQAAAAKIAWVRDAEPAAYRRARRLFMASSWLVRKLTGSYVLDHHSASQTTPLYDVHEHAWIRDWADAVAPGIELPPLQWADEGAGHVTAAAAAETLLPEGIPVITGTIDAWSEAISADAHNPGDLMLMYGTTMFLINTLTEPVQLPALWGPVGAYADSYSLAGGMATSGAITAWLRELYGGADFAQLAGEAARVPPGAEGLLMLPYFAGERTPIMDPSARGVIAGLTLSHTRAHIYRAALEATAFGVRHNLETMLTAGAQISRVIAVGGGATSELWPQIVTDVTGREQLIPEQTVGASYGAAYLAATQVIDVAIGDWNPPRTVCRPTAEARGVYDERYRLYRDLYESTRDTVHALAASADA, encoded by the coding sequence ATGACGCAGGTGTTCCTCGGTGTCGACATCGGGACCTCGAGCAGCAAGGGCGTGCTCGTCGACCCGACCGGGGCCGTGCTCGCGCTCGCGACCCGGGACCATCGGGTGGACCGCCCGAAGCAGGGTCACGTCGAGATGGACGGCAACGTCTGGTGGGACGACTTCCGCGACATCACCAGGGAACTCGTCGGCTCCGGACCCTTCGAGGTGGCCGCGGTCGGCGTCAGCGGGATGGGGCCGTGCGTGCTGCTCGTCGACGAGCACGACCGGCCGGTGCGACCGGCGATCCTCTACGGCGTGGACACCCGGTCCCAGCGCCAACAGGACGAGTGCGACGAGCTGTTCGGCGCCGAGCAGATCCTGCATCGGTGCGGGTCGGCGATGTCCAGTCAGGCCGCCGCCGCGAAGATCGCGTGGGTCCGCGACGCCGAACCTGCGGCATACCGGCGCGCCCGCCGTCTCTTCATGGCCTCCTCCTGGCTGGTCCGCAAGCTGACCGGCAGCTACGTGCTGGACCACCACTCGGCCAGCCAGACCACGCCGCTCTACGACGTCCACGAGCACGCCTGGATCCGGGACTGGGCCGACGCCGTCGCGCCCGGCATCGAGCTGCCGCCGCTGCAGTGGGCCGACGAGGGCGCTGGTCACGTGACGGCCGCAGCAGCCGCGGAAACCCTGCTGCCCGAAGGTATTCCGGTGATCACGGGCACCATCGACGCCTGGTCGGAAGCCATCAGTGCCGATGCGCACAACCCGGGTGACCTGATGCTCATGTACGGCACCACCATGTTCCTGATCAACACCCTCACCGAACCGGTGCAGCTGCCGGCCCTGTGGGGACCGGTGGGTGCCTACGCCGACAGCTACAGCCTGGCCGGGGGTATGGCGACCTCCGGCGCGATCACCGCCTGGTTACGGGAGTTGTACGGCGGCGCGGACTTTGCGCAGCTCGCCGGTGAGGCCGCCCGGGTGCCGCCGGGCGCCGAGGGCCTGCTGATGCTGCCGTATTTCGCCGGGGAACGGACACCGATCATGGACCCGTCGGCGCGCGGCGTCATCGCCGGCCTGACGCTGTCCCATACCAGGGCGCACATCTATCGAGCCGCGTTGGAGGCCACCGCGTTCGGGGTGCGGCACAACCTGGAGACGATGCTGACGGCCGGCGCGCAGATCAGTCGGGTGATCGCTGTCGGCGGCGGCGCCACGAGCGAGCTGTGGCCGCAGATCGTCACCGACGTGACCGGCCGGGAGCAGCTGATCCCCGAGCAGACCGTCGGGGCGTCGTATGGCGCGGCTTACCTCGCGGCCACCCAGGTCATCGACGTGGCCATCGGCGACTGGAATCCGCCCCGCACCGTCTGCCGGCCGACGGCCGAGGCGCGAGGTGTGTATGACGAGCGCTACCGGCTCTACCGCGACCTCTACGAGAGCACCCGCGACACCGTGCACGCGCTGGCGGCGTCGGCCGACGCATAG